The genome window AAGTTGATATAGTTAACATACTCGGGGCGGTCAATAAACGGGTTGCGGTTCTGCTGTATTGACTGTATATAATTGTTCCGGTCTATTTCATATTTATCCGGCGGGTCAAGCCGGTGCCATGCAAGCAGGGTATCCAGATTCTGCGGAGCTTCGCTGAGTGCCGGCAGCCGGGTGCCGTTCAGCCAGTTAAAGTTCCAGGTATAACCGTTAAGTCCGTCATATCGCACCATCATATAAAGAAGCGCCCGTGCCGCATCTCCCTTCTGCTGATGGCGGGGTTCATAGACAACTTTGGCGGCATTGTTGGTTCCAAGTTTTCCGTCCAGAAACTGATAGGTTATATTCACCACTTTTTCCAGCGGATGATTGCTTCTTCTGCCGTTGGCATTATTCTGATGCGTAGGATAGAGATGATGCTGGTCTGCGTATTCATTCGTACTGGTAGAGGGGTGTGAAGGCATCCAGCTATGGCAAAACGTATGTTCGCGGCTCATGGTTGTCCAGGCGAACGTACCAGTATAGATGAATTCGTAGCTTGAGTAAACACAGAAGACAGACTTGCTGCCGTCGCCGTTATCCACCGCGGCAAAGTTCGCGATGTTGGTTTCGTCAAAATTATCGTAACTGACCCTGGTATAGGGGCTGCGGATGCGCGACTTAAGACTGTCAACAAAGGAAGCAGACCCAGTGTTAAGGGCATCGTAATAGGTGCCCGCCTGAGGGAAAATTGCAAACTGCAGCAGGGGCAGAAGCGTAATAAGCAGTGTAAATGAAATTTTTGTGTTCATTCAGAGTAAAATGAAAGTAATACAATAGATGAGCTCAGATAGCCGGTGAGCTCCGGGTTCAGGAATTTCCGCCCCCGGAAACTGCCGGAAAAATCAGCGCAAAAATACCGAATTTCCGGAAATAGAAGATATTTTATTATACCCTATAGTATATTATTTCCCTATATCCCCCCAACTTCTGTTATTGGGCGAGTGGTTCCATTCCAGAAATCATCGGTTTAACCTGCCGCTGCGCTTTTTTTTCGTGGATTTTAACCGGGTGATTATCCCATCCGTTATTTCCGGGTAAATTAGAAATTGGAAAATCATTACCGGAATCCGCTATTTCCCTTTGGTTGAACTGGAGATTTAACTTGGTTTCTAAAAATGTTCAGAATAACTTGCCGGAGTTCTTTCGTAACTATCATTATCTATCAAAATCCCAAAGGGCAAAACATGAAAAATTCAATTTCTTTGCTCATTCTCGCTTTTTTATTTCTTACCGGCGCCTCTTATTCCCAGGAGTGGGAGACTTTTGAGGCAACAGAATACAATGTTAAAATCAGCCTTCCGCCGAACTGGAAAACCAGCACCGGATCACAGGACGGCATTCCTTATCTTGAGGGAATCAGCGCTGATGAGACTATGTCCCTTTTTATCTTTGTTTACAAAGATGCAAGCATCAGCACTCAGGAACTGCTTAACAATGCGGTTAACGATCTTGGGATAGCGCTTGAGGGAGAATCAGCCCAGGAAAATCTGAACGGTATGGATGCCTGGGTGGCCAGTGCAACCGGTGTCATTGAAGGTGCTGAAATTGATATGTTTATTGCCGCGGCAACCTATGATGAAAACAATTATGTAGCGTATGTTTTCACCGCTGCTGCAAATGCACAGAAAAATGTAGCCACAATGAATAAAATCATTGACAGCCTGGCTCCCTTAAAATAAATCTTTTCATAAAAAGTAAAGGTTCCTCTGCAGCAATGCTGAGGAACCTTTTTTTCTTTGCGCCTTTGCGCGAACTCTTCTCTCCTTTGCGTTTAATGTTCCGCCCGGCAAAAAAAATCCGTCAATGATCACTTACGCAAATGAGCAGCAGCCAATCCTGACAAAATTACTTTATATATTCCATCTTCCCGCTTTTCATAAAAAGCGTTCTTCCTTCAGCCGTTGCTTTCATCCTGTATATATACATACCTGAGGAAAGCCCCTGCCCGCTGAAATCCACCCTGACTGAGTAACTGCCCGGCTCCTGCACACGGCTTACCGGACGGGCTATCATTGAACCCTGTATATCATACAGTTCCAGTTCAACCAGAGCGCGCCGGCCGACTGCATATCCGATCACCGTTGAGGGATTAAAAGGATTAGGATAGTTTTGCTCCAGTGCAAATCCGCTTGGTTTTCCCTCATCATCGGTTCCGGTCGTTGGCTCTCCCTCGATGCGGAAGTTCATCATCATACCCATATCCTCATGTTCAAGGATGTGACAGTGCATCAGAAATATACCCGCGTGATCCGTAAACTTTGCAAGAACACCTACCGTTTCATTGGGGAAAACCAGTACGGTATCCTTCCATCCTTTGTCATTGGGCCCGAGGGTTGTACTGCCTCCGCGGGAATATACCTGAAACATGACCCCGTGTATATGCATCGGGTGATAGAGATTGGTTGTATTGATAAATTTCCATTCTTCGAGCTCATTAATCTGCACCACCTCATCAATCCGGTTCATGTCATAAACCTTGTCATTAATGCGGTGCATGCCTGTTGCCATGGTTCCCTGGCTCAGGATAAATTCGCGCGTTCTCAGTTTATCAGCATAATTATAATAGCTAATTGCGGGAAGCGACTGCGGAATAACTCCGCCTGAAGATTGCGTACCGGTAATATCAAAACGCATCAGTGTTATAGCATCCCCCTGCAAACCCGGAGCGGTAAATGCAAGCGAAATCAGATTCACAGAAGTGCCCTGCTGATGATTCGAAAAGTCCGCCAGAATCTCAAGCCGCTCCCCTGGAGCCAGATATACGGAATTAACCTGCACCGCTTCATCTTTCAGCCCGCTGTCCGTACCGATAATGGTGAAGGGTGTATTATCTGAAAAAGCAATATGGTATATACGGGCATTTGACCCGTTAAGAAGCCGGAAGCGGTAAAGCGTTTTATGCACCTCAAGATAGGCATCCGGGGTACCGTTCACCAGAGCGGTATTCCCTATATATCCGAGCATATTGTCCACCATGGCAGGCTGATAGGTAAACTGCGGGATATTTGCTGAGCGCCTGTCCTGAATCACCAGCGGCACATCAAATTCTCCGGCAGGAAGTCCGAGCTGCAGCTCGTCATCATCCTCAATTATGAAAAATCCGGCAAAGCCTTTATATACATGCTTTCCGGTAATGTGATGAGCGTGAGAATGATAAAAGTAGGTGCCAGCCCTCTGTGTGACAGCAAAGGTGTAGGTATAACTTGCCCCGGGAAGTACTGCATCTTTCGGCTGGCCGTCCATCAGCTCGGGAACCAGAAGTCCGTGCCAGTGAATGGTTGCCTCTTCGCTGTGCTGATTATTAAACACAACGGAAAACTCTTCTCCCCGCTTTACTTTGATCGTTGGTCCGGGGTAACTCCCGTTCAGAGCAATTACTTCTGTCAGCTGACCAGGCCAAACCTCGGCATTGGTGGTGCTTAGCGTAAGCTGCTGTCCTTGCTGAAGCACAGGGGGAAACCGCAGAGGGTTACCGGTAAGTGATGCCTGGCCTGGCGTCTCACCCTTCAGTGTTGAGGGAATGAGTGCGGCCGCTGCAGCAGATACAACTGATTTTAAAACAAAGTCTCTTCTTTTCACACGTTACTCCATAAATTTGTTCTGGTGCCCTCTCCGGCAGGAATTAAGTCATGCAAGATAATAAAACCGGGGATGAACCTGCAAGACGATATGAGAATAAGTTTGTTGGATGCAAATCGTTAATCTGAGGATTCGTATCTTTCAGACCACGTTTAACTAATCAATCGTTTGCCTCGAGAATGTGAGATTTAAACTCTGCGATACTTTGCAGTATACTTTGCTAACTTTGTGTTATAAAAATGCTCCGCTTTTATCATTCTTTACTCATACTTTCGTAAATTAGTCCAAAGATTTACCAACTATTTTCAGCCATTGCCATGAAAATTTCCCTTCTGTTCATTTTTCTGATACTGATTGCTCCCCGTCATTTTTCCGACTCCGTCTGGACCCGCACCTACGGCGGA of Ignavibacteriales bacterium contains these proteins:
- a CDS encoding multicopper oxidase domain-containing protein, with the translated sequence MKRRDFVLKSVVSAAAAALIPSTLKGETPGQASLTGNPLRFPPVLQQGQQLTLSTTNAEVWPGQLTEVIALNGSYPGPTIKVKRGEEFSVVFNNQHSEEATIHWHGLLVPELMDGQPKDAVLPGASYTYTFAVTQRAGTYFYHSHAHHITGKHVYKGFAGFFIIEDDDELQLGLPAGEFDVPLVIQDRRSANIPQFTYQPAMVDNMLGYIGNTALVNGTPDAYLEVHKTLYRFRLLNGSNARIYHIAFSDNTPFTIIGTDSGLKDEAVQVNSVYLAPGERLEILADFSNHQQGTSVNLISLAFTAPGLQGDAITLMRFDITGTQSSGGVIPQSLPAISYYNYADKLRTREFILSQGTMATGMHRINDKVYDMNRIDEVVQINELEEWKFINTTNLYHPMHIHGVMFQVYSRGGSTTLGPNDKGWKDTVLVFPNETVGVLAKFTDHAGIFLMHCHILEHEDMGMMMNFRIEGEPTTGTDDEGKPSGFALEQNYPNPFNPSTVIGYAVGRRALVELELYDIQGSMIARPVSRVQEPGSYSVRVDFSGQGLSSGMYIYRMKATAEGRTLFMKSGKMEYIK